Proteins encoded together in one Musa acuminata AAA Group cultivar baxijiao chromosome BXJ3-6, Cavendish_Baxijiao_AAA, whole genome shotgun sequence window:
- the LOC135639815 gene encoding uncharacterized protein LOC135639815, whose product MGSKCHMEGGDRIHAKASKVGVLDWGLLERWKYHQKCVGRGGTKRSNSVNNRSPVLHTFGSSTQCTGSTCRALSKQEEFASVDYKTKEIVVSRHLTSFNDADTADMKSMCSDVCFHMDSGILHPPSSIINGQTSAPGAKATETQAHRPENAEKFQGYPRDLDFMGNWQQRCHDTSNLWDHLQASAQIRRNSFESYFDYAKSLSLCHLDNAKDIKGSPHIGTLNTFRPETEISTKKSIEKGKESSNHQSSVRPTWMIRSASSRDGSSAPVRVRPFDGSKEASSRRSPLRRMFDTLLKPKNLSEKGGNLTYKEHDKTKHALLQLAWENGQPMFMFSSTYGDVLAAMLTQQSETEKDDLECIYTIHCIQQREKKSGAWIGLGRKSGKHQLVSDATGRVNVFRSRNYDAKSHQVTREFVLLGAEPTPPSHGPVDFSLNRELAAIVVNVPEEMAEDNTVIVLPGGTHGSSTDAKPPSLIERWRSGGACDCGGWDEGCRLTVLSKSFLQGGGSRANGHVFRMVSLKEGLYRVEFGTSIAWLQAFAIGLAIIHGKNPTNNSGEPKWLLERTVTRRHAGKTEAIVQGASPTSYVPYCPPLSPVGRA is encoded by the exons ATGGGAAGCAAATGCCACATGGAGGGAGGTGATAGAATTCATGCAAAGGCTTCGAAAGTTGGAGTTCTTGACTGGGGATTGCTCGAGAGATGGAAGTACCATCAGAAATGTGTGGGTCGTGGGGGAACCAAAAGATCAAACTCTGTCAACAACAGATCCCCAGTGCTGCATACTTTTGGGTCGTCTACCCAGTGTACTGGAAGCACATGCAGAGCTCTTTCTAAGCAAGAAGAATTTGCTTCTGTGGATTACAAAACGAAAGAGATTGTTGTATCTCGACATCTCACAAGCTTTAATGATGCAGATACTGCAGATATGAAGTCCATGTGCTCTGATGTGTGCTTCCATATGGACTCTGGAATTTTACATCCACCTTCCAGCATCATTAATGGTCAAACCTCAGCTCCTGGAGCAAAAGCCACAGAGACCCAAGCCCATCGACCAGAAAATGCAGAGAAGTTCCAAGGCTATCCTCGTGATCTAGATTTCATGGGCAATTGGCAGCAGCGATGTCATGATACTAGTAATTTGTGGGATCATCTTCAAGCCAGTGCTCAGATCAGACGCAATAGTTTTGAGTCATATTTCGATTATGCCAAAAGCTTGTCACTTTGCCATCTTGACAACGCTAAGGACATCAAAGGATCTCCCCATATTGGTACACTCAATACTTTTCGACCAGAGACTGAAATCTCTACTAAGAAATCAATCGAGAAGGGAAAGGAATCGTCCAATCATCAGTCAAGTGTCAGGCCAACATGGATGATTCGAAGTGCTAGCTCAAGGGATGGTTCCTCTGCACCAGTACGGGTGAGACCATTTGATGGCAGTAAGGAAGCGTCAAGTAGGCGTAGTCCACTGAGGAGGATGTTTGACACTTTGCTGAAGCCAAAGAACCTAAGTGAGAAGGGTGGAAATCTGACATATAAAGAACATGATAAAACCAAACACGCTCTTCTCCAACTTGCTTGGGAAAATGGGCAGCCTATGTTTATGTTCTCATCCACATACGGTGATGTTCTTGCAGCAATGTTGACACAGCAAAGCGAAACAGAGAAGGATGATTTGGAATGCATTTACACAATACACTGCATTCAACAACGTGAGAAGAAATCAGGAGCTTGGATTGGATTGGGAAGGAAGAGCGGGAAGCATCAGCTGGTATCTGATGCCACTGGCAGGGTGAACGTTTTCAGATCGAGAAACTATGATGCCAAAAGTCATCAAGTCACAAGAGAGTTTGTGTTGCTTGGTGCTGAACCAACACCACCATCTCATGGGCCTGTTGATTTCTCATTGAACAGAGAGCTGGCTGCCATTGTTGTCAATGTTCCAGAAGAAATGGCAGAAGATAATACAGTAATTGTCCTTCCTGGTGGAACTCATGGCTCTTCAACTGATGCCAAACCGCCATCTTTGATCGAGAGATGGAGATCAGGAGGAGCATGCGACTGCGGAGGTTGGGATGAGGGTTGCAGGCTGACTGTTCTAAGCAAAAGCTTCCTTCAG GGAGGAGGATCGCGGGCAAATGGACATGTCTTCCGAATGGTTTCTTTGAAGGAGGGACTGTATAGAGTTGAGTTTGGGACGTCCATCGCTTGGCTTCAGGCTTTCGCAATAGGTTTAGCGATCATTCACGGAAAGAATCCCACCAACAACTCCGGCGAGCCAAAATGGTTGCTGGAACGAACGGTCACGCGTCGTCATGCCGGGAAGACTGAAGCAATAGTCCAAGGGGCGTCTCCGACGAGCTATGTACCGTATTGTCCACCTCTTTCGCCTGTTGGAAGAGCTTAG